AAACATGTTTATtcgtaataaaaacattaaaatagaaAGAAATAATGCGCAGTTGGGAATGAGTATCTTTAATggccaatataggtacctgacCACTTGTATGATACATTAATACGACTGAGAATTGTTTGGCTTATGCCCTATAATGATTGACCATTTTGTAGtttatgtgttaatattttctGGTTTTTGTATTTCATGGCATGTGCAGTCTTACACTGTACATagactacatattatgtagttgtCTACTTGTCTGCCTATCTATTGTATACCTATGCGCATATTATTCTTTATGTAGtaactatatacaattatagtacaatggtaaattatacgacttattagttattattacaccAGGCACCGGGTCATTCATGATACATCTATGTATAACACAAGTATACTTGTGTAGGTAAGTTCATGACTCATGAGACAAATCtgactattataggtatactctaATTTAAAGCTACTAAACAGCAAACATATTATTCCAATACCTATACGGATTATGCTTAATGAGTGAAACATTCACAGCACATAATTGTATGTCTATAAATTAAGTAAAGCTTTATGAGAAAAAAACTCAATTTAACCGATTATCCGTGATTAGGTATCTGTAGAGTTTTTCGACAAGAAGAGTTTTGCATTCATTTTGCTGtcataaattactaattaatatttggttTACCTTTTTGGTTTTTTGTACATTGATAACATCGTGatgattttgttgttgttgttgttgcagATTTTGTGTTTGAGCTGTCTACTCTATAAGAGATGGTCGGACGCAGAAGCCACTAGGCTGTTTTATTTCTTCGAGAAGTCGTCCAGGGAGTGGCCGTTGCTGAACAACATCACCAGGAACGGGGCCGGATCTCTGTTCGCGGACGTGACTTTCGGcggttacataataatatgcgtggCGCTGTACATAGCGTACTTGATGGGAGAGCTCAAGAACAGCAAGAAAACTGTGAGTCCACCACCTGACCGTttttatacacgtataataagTGGTGAATTTAATCcagtaaaaactttaaaaatgcatttaaaatctcGAAAACTGCAGTACATAGAATGCACTATAAAACCCcgtaaaatgcaataaaaaatcaaaattaaaaacgataaaagTCTTCAGAAAAATCTTTCATGTCGTGATAAGAAAAaagctatatttttaattatttttattcgtttacaATAAGACGTataagacaaaaattaaaaaataattcataaaatgcgTGTAAAAGGTTTAACCAACGGGAATTGTTAAAAACTAtcgaaactaataaaaaataaaaatttaaaggcTAAACAAGACCTACAAATTCGAAATCGTCATAAAATgctaaataaaagatttataattgaattcgtTACTCCTTAATTCAAACTTTATTTAAAGTCTAAGAAAGCTATATTTTAcgcaatcatttaaaaattatctatgcaTTTTCCTACATAATTTGCGCAGCtctatatacttttaatttataagtttagcTCCATTATCCAATGGTCAAATTtccaaaacgtataatatattctatgtttatactatatagccatataggtgtaGATGAGGTTAGATTAAATACCACTAATCACTATAAGTTAggtattctaatttatatttaccttaCCAGCTTACCACTCTACACTCATCTTGACGATCATAGTTTTAaccaacaacaaaaattaaCTACTAACTTGTCAGTCTAAAAAATGTCGACCTGAATAACTCCACCCCCTTCAAATCACCCAActaattatcaaacatttacatcgcaatattgtaaaaataataatataattatgttctgCAGGAATCGTTTCTGTTGGTCATCGGTGCGGCGCTGTTCATCGCCGTTGGCTGTCTGGTGTTGACAGCCGTGGACAGCGTGCCCGGGAACCTGATTGTCAACGCGCTCGTGCTGGGCACCCTGTCCATAGTGACAGGCATGGTGTTCGTGTTGGACACGTGTCTGTCGAACAGGCGGAACGATAAGGAGTCGCACCTGTTGCCGAAGAACACTCGGTACGGCGACATTGCGCGCACTAGGGCCGCCGTCGACGGTGCAATGCATGCCAACGGGACGAACGGAGTGCACGCAAACGGGACGAACGGAGTGCACGCAAACGGGACGAACGGAGTGCACGCAAACGGCATGAACGGAGTGCACGCAAACGGCATGAACGGCGTGCACGTCAATGGGATAAACGGCGTGCTGAAGCGGGAGACGGCAGTGGAGAACAAGCAGAAAAACGGCTTGCTTCGGACGGCCGCCAACGGTCGGACGGTGGAGACAAAGAACGAGAGCGTTCAGACGACCACGAGCAGGGATCGTGGACGACCGGACGAAGATGGCGACGACGTCGACGGGGTGTCCGCACATCAGTACGGTCGTAGGTATTTGGACGACCGCGGGTTCGACGTGAGTCACGGACATAGACACACCGAGTGGTACGACACGGACATGGACCTGCCAAAGATGAAGAAACTCGAAATCAACGTGCCGGCCGAGGAGTCTCCGGATTACCGTCGCAGGTATAAATGATAACCTATACTTACTTATTCGGGCTGAAGTGAAACTGATAATGAAATTTAGGGTTTAAATTGTGACTGTTTTTTACAAcgtcttattgttattattaattaacatattattattggtgtGCGCGATTCAAGTCGTACCGTTAGAAATTCAAGTCGATAGTCTTGATGATGATTTCTGTACTCCAGAAATCAGAAGGACGTAAGCACCGcaaaaattactttttcttAGGGGTTTTAAATAGGCAATTTTaggacattttaataaataaataacaataatactggAGCTAACTGGGGGCTGGAGTGTGATTaattttcggtcgaaaacatagctcactacttcaatcactacgcccaatataatgttccgatattaattttgaaagcaaatttgaatttgtcactaaattatctatgctttgacacaatttcatttttctgatttttattttttttttacttagaaatttatttaaaaaaagagtaaaaatagaacatattcataattcaaatttaaatacattgatatagaatatgaaaaatgtacgacagttatagtaaatttagaggagaattcaaatctgctttcaaaattaaaatcggaacatcccactgagcgtagtgattgaagtcagaggtagtatttttgaaaaaaaatgtttgtcgttttataaagcaatatattatggtgacatgtgcatgcgcgtaggtaaaattacagacgtacatccCGGTCACTATGATGCTCCTATTAAACGTGATCGGTACTACGAATTACAgaactaatgttcatttactttcaacacatacacaagacccagataaacagaaatataaaattcctagttattactccttagaattgattacgctccagcccccttaataatAAACTGTTCTTACAAGCTGAAGTCATCCTACTCGCCCGTgtcgttataaataaaaaacatttttggtcAGATACTCAGATTTATACAGCTAAATTTCTGATTAgtgaatcttttttttttttattatcggtgaattaactttaattttaaacttaatgcaatcaaacgaaaaattaaaaattaacaagtttcataaattaatttgttatcataatttatttatgctaaatttttatttaaaaagtcatTTTTGGTTTTAGATTTGTAAACGTTAAGAGCGGTATTAAACTACAATCACCAAGCATTACTAGCACTGTGCACAATCAACAGGAAAGTCCGAAGGAAGAAAATGAGCATGAAGTGAAAAATGCCAGAGTACCGTatgttttttcagaaaaaaagagACCAACTAGACCTACTGATCTACCCTTGAAATCACCTGTGGAGAGAGTGAATGATTCATTACAAAAATCGGTTAAAAGTCGATTTTACTTTGGGGCGAACACTGAAGAGCCTAAATCGCCAAATGATCCTGGCTACGTGCTGCACACTGTATCCAGGTGGGAAGAACAACCTGCAGCAGCCGTGCCACAAAATGGATACAAGAACTTTAAAAGAAGTCAAGTATAGGTAATCTATGTAAATAAactgtgttaattattatataaatttcaacaataataatataataatttgtagacTAGACTATACAGTatgcaatacaaattataattttaaaaattttctttcagGATCTTTGGGAGAATTTTCTTCTTCAAGTACGTGTTGGGTTGGATCAAATGATTCCTTATCGTATTCTTTAGTACCCAAAATATTTGTACCTTTAATTCNNNNNNNNNNNNNNNNNNNNNNNNNNNNNNNNNNNNNNNNNNNNNNNNNNNNNNNNNNNNNNNNNNNNNNNNNNNNNNNNNNNNNNNNNNNNNNNNNNNNaatacagttaaaaacatactatacattatacatgtaatattctcgttgttgggctggtcagattaatattctgatagccgttaactacgagtatattatgattttgcaggaagcgagaccgctcgtgttgatgatgaagatgttgacagggtagttataaatgaatgtagacagatgaaagatactttgtagtttatttaaatgctcttcagtaataaatgacaagttactacacagagtgacgtgaaggtgcttgttgtgctctggagtagacacgtctgaatacaggctgtttcaggctcccttttatattcgggtccctgctccccctgcctatcggttcgctatcttgtctctaccggatgcgatccgtgtgaccatcgactcaacctacGCAATTNNNNNNNNNNNNNNNNNNNNNNNNNNNNNNNNNNNNNNNNNNNNNNNNNNatatataatgatatttatgtgtgtgagtaaacggttactatccgttacacctcccccctaaaaagttcatttttatcgCCTAACCgagaaaaattaactcaatttaaTTCTCCGTCACTTCGAGCACCTTcctaaaagtttacatttatcaattattacatttttatgtttacatatgtttggttacaattatataatttagatacattactattttcaagaatatgtagtacaatccacaacatatttcttgttacatatgtcaattattattaccaaagatacaaagtacaattcacaatatattataattattataatcataataagtatatattacaatcagtttttatttatgttagtattttaacaatatttctctttaattttacaataataatcttatcttagtgttaatattccaatataatatcatttaaaaatttaatataatacaaattccttaatctactacaatatatttcattttatgcaatacatatatgtatataccattAAGTCTTTTTTTccaacaccataatataatattaatttacttatcgttctatatgtattattccattaagatatttttcttatatttgttatctcttactataaaaatttaaccctaaattttacccttttttttttttttttcatttttttttttttttcatttcctatatttatttgtattatcaatCATATTtctattcactatattatttaattatcgtgtgcttttatcttattattgcAGGTCCAGACCAgaagtaatttattcaattaaaattgtatttttctgatCTATTCCAACATTAAAatgaattgatttattaaactgttgttatattttaaccttgCTGATTGAATCCCTAACGCCCATTGTGCTAATTATTAAAGCAACAACCCACGTTATTGATTAAATCAACGagactatattagtataattttcttattgagATTATTCTAGCCATTTAATCTGTTAATGCTTGCGTTCAATGTTCCGATTTATATATTCCTAACCCTTGAACGAAACACCAACTGATCAAATGTCTCTATTTCTTTCCTCGAATGTTTTAGTCCGTCCGGGATATAACAACGAACCACcgatcaaaaatgtaataatattagatcacATGACTCATTGTTATATGCCGTACcgatttttaatcttatttccatttgttttatattctgtAATCAACTcatacgaattattatttttatactttattcacaaattttactattattaattttactcccTGTCTTCTCTTTCTAgtagtattgtttaaaatttagacattcagatcaattatttttactaatttgttCGATAAGCCACTTCATTTCcttaattgaaacattttataaaattcatgtACCCCTGCTTGTTAaccatagtattaaatatacatttggtaAACCTCACGTCCGTTTTCGGGTCATGAGCGTACGTTATCCTATGCTTTTTAGTACAAACCATACCGTGGGCTTCcgttaaattcaaattcctaCCATTCTTTTTGAAATAACCTACATCCTGTTCAAAAataaggtttttttaatttatgttcttTTAACATTTCGAATTGTATCGTGAAGTTATTGTCAAGATGCTTATCGtaacatgttatatttaaaatctcaaACTTGTTTATGTTTAGCCTTTTTAAAACGTTCCTGTCGGAATGTCCATTCCACAATACTACTATGTTCCTTTTACCtcctttcaaaatataattttctataaattcaggtgttagattatttaattttgaactcaAACTTTTGTCAAGCTGTATTAGACACGCTGTCCGGGTCACTtctttacatttgaaaatccgCATGATCTCTCTCTTAGCCAACAGTAATTCACGAACTTTCATCTCTCTTACTTGTTCGTGAAGTGGCAAGAGTAGCGGCTTCCCTTCAAGCTTCCGAATCTTACACTTGTCCAAGCTGCTCGATATGGCTCCTGATATCAGAACCATACTTGTTCTATTCATCATGGAAAACTCAAAGTCCATGATGACGAATTTGATGTcccttttaattcaaaattcataatttatttcttaaattcttatattaataataaaatatttccttactTTGTTAAAGattgttgattatttatattttattatgtactatcattattatatttaatttattttatgtttcttattacatatttaattagtatattatattacattatatttttatatattttgttttattttatatttaattttcatttatttaattgggGGTGGTACGTCCTCCCCCTCTATTTGTATTTCTACCTTGTccgatttattcatttttggttCCCTTTTAGTATTTCCTgtacaaaatctatttttacgTACGGGTaccatttcataataataacaaatataatatggttgccTCAATGTGGTTAGTTTGCatttatacgttatatatataaaaattattaacattattgagAACACTATTAATCCCAACGTtagatatagtaaataattacgCGTATTGCTGACTTCCAGCTGTCCCGATTGTTTTAATACTTCACTATCAAtttcattttgtatataatcTAGCGAATGTGCTATTTCATggattttttctaatttatgcgCATCTTGCTTAATTATAAATCTAGGTAGTTTTACATCTTTGATTTTATTAGgtatcgaatatattatatttcccgaTCCTATCTCAGGTATGAAATTTACGTAATACTTAGTTGTTATATCTTGTGTaggacttaatattatatcattcccATATGCCCTACATTCCGGATTTATCGAAATTAAtccttgatttttaattttttgtatatacggTTCGGTTTTATCTCGGCATGTGATTGTCAACGTTTCGCCTTTCGTCGTATATATCCAAGTATTTTTCCCGCCAATTATATGATACGAGACTCCTTGggtctaacatcatgttggtgcgCGGAAACGATTCCGTGTTTTTTGGAGGTTCATACGGAGGAAACAAtaccccaatcagctgatcgagtttcgcttcaaTATTGCTCTGCTACTAGGCTTATAACGACAAAAACTATTGACGTGGCCGCCCGAAATTCACATAATTAATACGCACggaaatgtttaatgtttattggtTATTGGTAAATCTAACATTATATGGGTTTgcttataatgtacctaaagtTTGTATGCGTAGCCGTCGCTGCTTTATCACTctttcttatcactttttgcgatttttttcaaaatttttcgagatttcgagttttaccccccggggggcctcggggggccccgttcggaccttattcgccttctcCGATAGATTTATAGGCGCGCGCGGCTGTAATTTTTTCCCGGCGGGCACGCCACGTCCCATACgacgtgcaaaccgagcgccgccgcAGCGCGGGTTTTTTGGCGTTTTTTTCGAAAAGTCGAGTTTTAGCCCTTTTCAACGCAtccgccctccccgtcgacgacttattcgccttccccgttaAATTTATAGGGCGCGCGCGGCCACGCTTCCTCCCGGACGAGTCCCGCGGCGGANNNNNNNNNNNNNNNNNNNNNNNNNNNNNNNNNNNNNNNNNNNNNNNNNNacatatatacttatttaaatagtgtGTTTAAATGTAGATATTAATTTTAGCTGGGGGGGACatgggaaaaaaattattttattggccCATCAAGCTTAAAATAGAACCAACATATTTTtccactttattttattttattattttttttattcatattttttttttgtatttttatattttatacatatttttttggtttttgacaaTGTGAATGTGCCGACTGAAATATTAGGTTAAATGAGTGAGGGGTCGTGACGACCCCTTAAACCCCCTCTTTCTCCGGCCCTGACCAGGTTTGTGGTATATGTATGGGTACAATCAAAGTTTTGCTGACAGCATTGAATGGCAATCAACAAGCACCACAGTACTGTTCGATTACTTTTCATCCGAAAAAGTGAATTAAAGTGTATTTAGATTAACGAAAAAAACCGAATATGACGCTGCCTTGGTTAACTATTCAGATGTGAACCCTACATTTGAGAAATTAAAAAGAACacgtatttctaaaaaaaaatccataacaaatattatgaaaagccgtttcaaactaataaaaaaGATAGTAACTCTGTTTCTAATGAACTAATTGGACATGAACATGCAGAAAAACATGTCAGGTAAGTACAACAAACATTATGAATTGTTTTTCTATAGGTAATTGTATTGTGcctaaattgatatttttttttcaagcacCAATTTTGGACCATATTTAGGATATGATGGTActtgatcgtacacagtcagttagttgcgtgcggacataaatacatcttaatattgtcattatctcgACCGCCTGATCTGACAACggagaaaaaaactaattacctacgttataatcgttgaatttcgcgtgaacgacaatatacggtgaaataaattctatttttataggggtggataggcccatggGGAAAAAGGAATTTTCTCTGTGGGGcccccgtctatgtttatgttggaGGGCCCACtcgggtatattaattattattactgttatttttaacaatataataataccacaagtcaaAAATTTacttacggatctttaacatagtgttttaaatttttatcgttaatctaagaccgaaatatcctcgtatgtttccctaacaaaatattgagttttcgcaatttatttttggctgatatttagtacggaatttgtacacatttatttttgaagttatac
This portion of the Acyrthosiphon pisum isolate AL4f chromosome A1, pea_aphid_22Mar2018_4r6ur, whole genome shotgun sequence genome encodes:
- the LOC100571649 gene encoding uncharacterized protein LOC100571649, encoding MSVCDCWASFKFSQIILCLSCLLYKRWSDAEATRLFYFFEKSSREWPLLNNITRNGAGSLFADVTFGGYIIICVALYIAYLMGELKNSKKTESFLLVIGAALFIAVGCLVLTAVDSVPGNLIVNALVLGTLSIVTGMVFVLDTCLSNRRNDKESHLLPKNTRYGDIARTRAAVDGAMHANGTNGVHANGTNGVHANGTNGVHANGMNGVHANGMNGVHVNGINGVLKRETAVENKQKNGLLRTAANGRTVETKNESVQTTTSRDRGRPDEDGDDVDGVSAHQYGRRYLDDRGFDVSHGHRHTEWYDTDMDLPKMKKLEINVPAEESPDYRRRFVNVKSGIKLQSPSITSTVHNQQESPKEENEHEVKNARVPYVFSEKKRPTRPTDLPLKSPVERVNDSLQKSVKSRFYFGANTEEPKSPNDPGYVLHTVSRWEEQPAAAVPQNGYKNFKRSQV